The Fibrobacter sp. UWP2 genomic sequence TATGAAAAGCGGTGCTATATTCCCGTATGAAGAAAGATCTTATTTTGAAGAAAAAGAACGAATTAGAAGTTTTTCTGGGAAAAGGGACGAAATGTTCATATCCAAGATTAAAATGCTCAAAAAAGATTGGTGGAAATATTTCTCTGGTTTTGTTGAATATTGGGATCAGGTCTTTGATATTATAAATCCGCATATCGTTATTATTGAAGATAGTATTTTTGAAAATGTTTTGAATGAATTAGAAGTTTCTAATAATAAAATTTCCATTCTTGGAATAGAGTATCCATATTATTTGTTAAGTGAATTAGATAATCGAAAAAAGGAAATTGAATGTTTGGCAAATAAACCATATAGAGGAAAACAACTTCTGTTGATTCTAGATAAAGAAGACATTGAAAAGTGGTTGAAAATGCAATGAAAGAACTTCTCTCCATAGACTTGTCAAACTATTGTTCCAAGCGTTGCTCGTTCTGCTATAACCACAGCAATCCTGAAGGTGCAATAATGTGGAAACCTGCGGAGGTAATTGATTTTGCCTCCGATTGTGTAAAAAATGGAATCAAGGCAGTTTCTTTAGGTGGTGGGGAACCTTTTGAGTATGAAGGCATTTTTAAAATAATGGATGCTCTTTATCCAATAACCTATTTAAGTGTGACGTCAAATGGGCTTCCGCTTTTGAAAAGGGATGTCTTTGAAAAATTGTTGAAGCATAGCCCCGATAAAATTCATTTGACGATACATAATCCAGATAATCAGAAAGAAGTGATTAGAGTGATTGAACAAGTCGTTGAATTGAGTAAAACAAAAATTAAGCCCGGTGTAAATCTTTTGGTTTCTTCGTATTGTATTGCGGAATGTCAAGAGGTTTATGCAAAACTTTTAGAAACTCTGCAATCAAATCAAATTATTCTAATTCCGAAACGATTCGGTGATACTCCTACGGCAAAGCAAATGGCTTTTGTTGCAAATGGCAAACCATTCCAAAGTCCGTCTTGTTTGTTAAAATGCGAAATCCCTTCAAAATTTGTGTCGGTGTCTTGGGACAAGAAAGTCAATCACTGCAGCTATGCTGGTGGAAAAGAACCTTTGCGAACCCTTGATTATGCTGGGCTTGTAGACGCATTGAAACGGGTTGTTTTTAGCAACTGCTCTAAAAGAATTAATCTACATAGCCAAACTGAATGAGAAAAAGAGTTTTATCATTCTTTTAATGTAATTATATTGTATTATGTGGACGGAGAGTCCCTGTCAAAGATTCAGCGTTCTATGTCAAATCCGGCGCAACTTTTCATTTTAGAATTTACACAACCAAATCTAAAGGCAAATCACTGATATCCTTCAGTCGCTTTCCTTTAATAAGTACATCCAAAAGTTCTTTGGAATCTTCAGCCCCACTTTTCTCAACGGCTTCGATTAACTCGTAGAGAGCGAAGTGATACATGCAATCAATATCGCCTGTGCCTAATGCAAGGGAAGCTAAACGCCCTGGCATCGGCTCGCCGGTGACGACCACAATATGTGGAAGATGTCCTTTTCTGTTTCTAATTAAACCTAGCGCTTCAGTTCTGCTATTTTGCGCACGATCGCTTCTCATTGTCCATTTTGCAGAAATAGAAGCATGAAGAATCGGCAATCCTCCGGTTTCCTTTCTGATATAGGCCATTTTTGCAGTAGTATTGTCAACAATCAGCAGGTTTTTGTTGATTTCAGAATCGTCAATGGCATCTTGATAAATTACCACATCCGGCGCAACCATGTAGTCATTACCCATGCTTGCTGCTAGTTTGGCGTCTTTCTCGGTCAATTCG encodes the following:
- a CDS encoding radical SAM protein; translation: MKELLSIDLSNYCSKRCSFCYNHSNPEGAIMWKPAEVIDFASDCVKNGIKAVSLGGGEPFEYEGIFKIMDALYPITYLSVTSNGLPLLKRDVFEKLLKHSPDKIHLTIHNPDNQKEVIRVIEQVVELSKTKIKPGVNLLVSSYCIAECQEVYAKLLETLQSNQIILIPKRFGDTPTAKQMAFVANGKPFQSPSCLLKCEIPSKFVSVSWDKKVNHCSYAGGKEPLRTLDYAGLVDALKRVVFSNCSKRINLHSQTE
- a CDS encoding NgoMIV family type II restriction endonuclease; this encodes MEALLAIERKKYHKALLEKGVLTIDKDGVPSNADKSSKLSITIANGIAQALMAETAEKAVGQTAGAKFELVNMEFLEATFPKLQNLRPGNWHIIKLGNRNSIKTSSFVQYEHLEYLSELTEKDAKLAASMGNDYMVAPDVVIYQDAIDDSEINKNLLIVDNTTAKMAYIRKETGGLPILHASISAKWTMRSDRAQNSRTEALGLIRNRKGHLPHIVVVTGEPMPGRLASLALGTGDIDCMYHFALYELIEAVEKSGAEDSKELLDVLIKGKRLKDISDLPLDLVV